A genomic segment from Tessaracoccus defluvii encodes:
- a CDS encoding MFS transporter: MFSRPIRTFASLSIRNYRYFFIGALISNLGTWIQRIGQDWLVLTKLTDNSSTALGIVTALQFLAIPLLSPYAGAIIDRYSKRTMLIITQVALMITGIGLWALVATDLVQLWHVYVFALITGAISAFDNPARAAFVTEIVPQDYITNAVGLNSTSFNGARLIGPGLAGLLVAAFDVGPTLLINALSFLGMIIAVLLMHTDEMHPAKRTGTRGGAMDGLRYLAHRPDLIVVLIIVFVMGTFGMNFQIFNATMSTVEFQVGSAEFGLLGTIMAVGTLAGSLLAASRTKPTLRTLLLSTGAFAVSTLALAFAPNYTVYAILLIPAGFFALTALTTANASVQLGTAPEFRGRVMAVYMAIFMGGTPLGSPLIGWVGQVLGPRASVLVAALTTGICAAAVLIYYMTRKGLRMRIDRHPMRIRTWMEQPAKAA, encoded by the coding sequence GTGTTTAGTCGCCCGATCCGCACCTTCGCGTCGCTGTCGATCCGCAACTACCGCTACTTCTTCATCGGCGCCCTGATCAGCAACCTGGGCACATGGATCCAGCGGATCGGCCAGGACTGGCTGGTCCTGACCAAGCTCACCGACAACTCCAGCACCGCGCTCGGCATCGTGACGGCGCTGCAGTTCCTGGCCATCCCCCTGCTGTCGCCGTACGCCGGCGCCATCATCGACCGCTATTCGAAGCGGACGATGCTGATCATCACGCAGGTCGCACTGATGATCACCGGCATCGGGCTGTGGGCGCTGGTCGCCACCGACCTCGTGCAGTTGTGGCACGTCTATGTGTTCGCGCTGATCACCGGCGCGATCAGCGCCTTCGACAACCCGGCGCGCGCGGCGTTCGTGACCGAGATCGTGCCGCAGGACTACATCACCAACGCTGTCGGGCTGAACTCGACGTCGTTCAACGGCGCCCGCCTCATCGGCCCCGGCCTCGCGGGCCTGCTCGTCGCGGCCTTCGATGTCGGCCCCACGCTGCTGATCAACGCACTCAGCTTCCTCGGCATGATCATCGCGGTGCTGCTCATGCACACCGACGAGATGCACCCGGCCAAGCGGACCGGTACCCGGGGCGGTGCCATGGACGGCCTGCGGTACCTGGCGCATCGTCCCGACCTCATCGTGGTGCTGATCATCGTGTTCGTCATGGGCACGTTCGGCATGAACTTCCAGATCTTCAACGCGACCATGTCGACGGTGGAGTTCCAGGTCGGCTCCGCGGAGTTCGGTCTGCTCGGCACCATCATGGCCGTCGGCACCCTGGCGGGATCGCTGCTCGCGGCCAGCCGCACGAAGCCGACGCTGCGCACCCTGCTCCTGTCGACGGGGGCTTTCGCCGTCAGCACCCTCGCGCTCGCGTTCGCCCCCAACTACACGGTCTACGCGATCCTGCTGATCCCCGCCGGATTCTTCGCCCTCACGGCCTTGACGACGGCGAACGCGTCCGTCCAGCTCGGCACAGCACCGGAGTTCCGCGGGCGTGTGATGGCCGTCTACATGGCGATCTTCATGGGCGGCACGCCGCTGGGTTCGCCTCTCATCGGCTGGGTGGGCCAGGTCCTGGGGCCTCGCGCCTCGGTGCTGGTCGCGGCGCTCACCACCGGAATCTGTGCGGCCGCGGTGCTGATCTACTACATGACCCGCAAGGGGCTGCGCATGCGGATCGACCGCCACCCCATGCGCATCCGCACGTGGATGGAGCAGCCCGCCAAGGCCGCATAG
- a CDS encoding MarR family winged helix-turn-helix transcriptional regulator, whose translation MSASTPPSDAEMFRLANDLRIACQRIARRVRMESTIGVAPHQFTVLTRVHNEGPQTPTHLAAGERVSLPSMTRTVNYLVEQGYALRMPHPDDRRQVLVHLTDAGEDLILQTIAQRDSWMRAHIEGLDDEQLRLLRQAADLLLEVSGV comes from the coding sequence ATGTCAGCCTCCACCCCACCCAGCGACGCGGAGATGTTCCGCCTCGCCAACGACCTCCGTATCGCCTGCCAGCGCATCGCCCGCCGTGTGCGGATGGAATCCACCATCGGCGTCGCCCCCCACCAGTTCACCGTCCTCACCCGCGTCCACAACGAGGGACCCCAGACCCCCACCCACCTGGCCGCCGGCGAGCGCGTGAGCCTGCCGTCCATGACGCGCACCGTCAACTACCTCGTCGAGCAGGGCTACGCGCTGCGGATGCCCCACCCCGACGACCGCCGCCAGGTGCTGGTCCACCTCACCGACGCGGGCGAGGACCTGATCCTGCAGACGATCGCGCAGCGCGACTCGTGGATGCGCGCCCACATCGAGGGCCTCGACGACGAACAGCTGCGACTGCTACGGCAGGCCGCCGACCTCCTGCTGGAGGTGTCCGGTGTTTAG